The following coding sequences lie in one Loxodonta africana isolate mLoxAfr1 chromosome X, mLoxAfr1.hap2, whole genome shotgun sequence genomic window:
- the ERAS gene encoding GTPase ERas, whose product MFIQWHPAVPSPQIISPNLSTPRPACLSSLPTCRVCCPHLFPELPTGSMALPITHDLGLGTWSPNSQEPHRALARCRGDQKLPEYKAVVVGASGVGKSALTIQLNHHCFVEDHDPTIQDSYWKEVALGCGGYILNVLDTAGQATHRALRDQCVAISDGVLGVFALDDPSSLDQLQQIRATWGPHHAQPLVLVGNKCDLVTTAGDAHVAAAALAQSWGAPFVETSAKTRQGVEEAFALLVREIQRVQEAMAKEAMEGAGGRKARHKKVMCHCGCSVA is encoded by the coding sequence ATGTTTATTCAATGGCACCCAGCTGTCCCCTCACCACAAATTATCTCACCTAACCTATCCACCCCCCGACCCGCTTGTCTTTCTTCCCTTCCCACTTGCAGGGTCTGCTGTCCACATCTCTTCCCTGAGCTGCCCACTGGGAGCATGGCACTGCCCATAACCCACGACCTAGGCCTGGGCACATGGAGCCCTAACTCTCAGGAGCCCCACAGGGCTCTGGCACGCTGCAGAGGTGACCAGAAGCTGCCTGAGTACAAGGCAGTGGTGGTGGGTGCAAGTGGTGTGGGCAAGAGTGCGCTGACCATCCAGCTCAACCACCACTGCTTTGTGGAGGACCACGACCCAACGATCCAGGATTCCTACTGGAAGGAGGTGGCTCTCGGCTGTGGGGGCTACATCCTAAATGTGTTGGACACAGCAGGACAGGCAACTCATAGAGCCCTTCGTGACCAGTGCGTGGCTATCAGTGATGGTGTGCTGGGTGTCTTCGCCCTCGATGACCCCTCCTCTTTGGACCAGCTGCAGCAAATACGGGCCACCTGGGGCCCTCACCATGCCCAGCCTCTTGTCCTGGTGGGCAACAAGTGTGACCTCGTGACCACCGCTGGAGATGCTCATGTTGCTGCTGCAGCTCTCGCCCAGAGCTGGGGGGCCCCCTTCGTGGAGACCTCGGCCAAGACACGCCAAGGTGTAGAGGAGGCCTTTGCTCTGCTTGTCCGTGAGATCCAGAGAGTCCAGGAGGCAATGGCGAAAGAGGCCATGGAAGGAGCAGGCGGGCGTAAGGCCCGGCACAAGAAGGTCATGTGCCACTGTGGCTGCTCTGTGGCTTGA